The Candidatus Sphingomonas colombiensis genome contains the following window.
CAACGCCTATTGGGACTCGATACCGGCGCCGACGCAGGACGATGCCGGCGCCCCTCCTCCACGGCTGCGCGTGGTCGACGAGTCGTACGAGCAGGACGAGCCGCAACGCTGCGTCAAAGCGACCCCGTTCACATGGCGACCGACTGCTGACATCCCCAAACGCGAATGGCTCTACGGGCGCCACCTGTTGCGCAAATTCGTGTCGCTCGACGTAGCCGCCGGTGGGGTGGGCAAATCCTCGCTCAAGATCGGCGAGGCGCTCGCCATGGCATCCGGGCGCGATTTCTACGGCAAGGGCCTGCCAGAGGGACCGCTCACTGTCTGGATGTGGAACCTCGAAGATCCGCACGATGAAATCGAGCGCCGCCTTCACGCGACGGCCCAACGCTTCCACATCAAGGCCGAGGAACTCGACGGTCGGCTCTATGTCGACAGCGGGCGCGACCAGCCGCTCGTGATCGCAACGGAAGGCCCAGACGGCGCGATGATCGTCCGACCCGTTGTCGACGCGCTCATCGCCGAGATGATCGAGCGTAAGATCGACGTGCTTCAGGTGGACCCGTTCATCAGCTCGCACGCCGTCTCCGAGAACGACAATAACGCGATCGACATCGTTGCCCGCGAATGGAACGTTGTCGCCGAGCGCACCGGTGCCGCGATCAATCTCGTCCATCACGTCCGCAAGCAGAACGGTGAGGCCGCGAACGCAGACAGCGCCCGCGGTGCTTCGGCCTTGATCGGCAAGGCGCGCTCCGTGCTCGTCTACAACCGCATGACGGCCGAAGAGGCGAAGGAACTCGGCGTCGAAGACAGCGAGCGCCGCTTCTTTTTCCGCGTCGACAACGACAAGGCGAACCTCGCACCGCCCGAGGCCGGCGACTGGTATCGCATGAATAACGAGGACCTGGCGAACGGCGACAGCGTCGGCGTGGCCTGCTCATGGAGCCCGCCCAGCCTGTTCGAAGGCATGAGCGCGCGGCACCTCTACGCTGTCCAGAAAGCCGTCTCTGATGGTCAATGGCGCGAGAACATCCAGACCAAGAATTCATGGGTCGGCGTCCCCGTCGCATGCGCTCTCGGGCTCGATGTAGAGCAGGAAAAGGACCGCAAGAAAATCGCCAAATTGGTTCGCGCTTGGATCAAGGAAGGTGCGCTTGAGGTTGTCGAAATGGAAGATGATCGGCGCCGTCCGCGCAAGTTTGTGGTCGTCGGGAAGTGGGCAGAACTGTGATGCTCCACCTCGAAAATAGGCGGTGGAGCAATGTGGAGCAGGTGGAGCGGCTGCAACCCCTGAAATCTGCTCCACCACCACCACCCCCGTGTAACGGGGTGGGGTGGTGGAGCAGTGGAGCAGGGTCGGATTTCAGCGGTGGGTCGAGGTGGAGCAAAATGGAACGGGCAATGAACCATGTCGAATTCGAAACTACGCCCCTCATTGGCACGACACTCAATCTTGATTCCCAGCGATATGACATGGAGGCAGTCCATCCTCATGTCAGGCAGGACGGGTCACCGTCTTCGATCCTGATCTGGCGGACCGAGTGCCCGAAGTGCGGCGAGAGTTTTACCGTCACGTCAGGGTTGGTGACGAAGGCCCTTAATCGCCGATGCGGTGACTGTAAGCGGTCCGGGGCGCCGATCAGCAGGAAGCGCGGTCGCACGGTCGCTGTGAAGGTCGTTCCCGCGGGATGCTCGAAATGACCCCCGCCCTCCCCAACCTAGCCCTGCCCGTCACCGAAACATTCGAGGACTGGTCCAATCTCGGCCGCCGCCTGTGCATGGGTGCCCGCACGATCAACTGGCTGATCGGCGACTGGCTGATCGAGGGATCGGAACGGTTCGGGGAGAAGGCTCGTGATGAGGCGAACCAGATCTTCCGGAGCGACGTGGATAGGTTCGGCCCGATCGTCGACACGTGCCGACGTTTTACTGAACCGCGTCGCCATCCCGCACTGACGTTCGGGCACCATCTCGCAGTCATGTCGATCGCGGATGACACGGAGGCGGACGGGTTGCTCGCGAAGGCTGAGACGGAGCGGCTCACGACGGCAGCGCTCAAGGCAGAGGTCCGCCTGACGTTCCACCAGCCGCGCATGCTGGAGGACGACGATCCCGAGGACACGGCGATGCGGCACATCGCCCAGGCATGGAACCGGGCACCGAAGGCATCGCGGGAAGCCTTCATCGAACTGGCGCAGGAATCTCATCTGGGGGTGATTGATCTATGAGTGTTGCACATCGTCCGAACGTCGTCGCCACCGCCGACCCGGCCGAAGTCCGCGACGTGTTCCTGCGTCTCGGTTGGCGCGGGCTCGAGCGGAATTACGGGTCGTCGTCGCCGGTATTGATGCAGCTGATCGCGAAGGCCGGGGGACCGGAATTGCTGGCGGAACGGGCTGCGGTGCAGTCGTGTGGGCGGAGGGCTGGGAAGTGACGCCGAAGCAACAGCGGTTCGTCGAGGAATACCTCGTCGACCTCAACGCCACGCAGGCGGCGATCAGGGCCGGGTACAGCGCCGATACCGCCTATTCGATCGGGAATGAGAACCTGAGCAAACCTGAGATTGCCGAGGCCATTACGGCGGCCAAAGCGGAGCGGTCGAAACAGACCGGCATCGACGCCGCATGGTTGCTCACCCGCCTTGCCGATGAGGCCGATGCGGACCTAAGCGACCTGTACGATGAGGCAGGCGCGCTCAAGCCGGTGAAAGACTGGCCGCTGATCTGGCGCAAGGGCCTCGTCGGCGGGGTCAAGGCCATCGAGGAGCGCGACGAGAACGGGGACATCATCGGCATGATCCGCGAGGTGAAACTGTCCGATCGCGTGAAGCGGCTGGAGCTGATCGGGAAGCACATCGATGTGCAGGCGTTCCGCGAGCAGGTGGCGCAGACCGGCACGATGGCGCTGGTCGTCAGCAATGAGGACGCGGGGCTGTGAGAGGCAAGTTAATCGCTGCAGCCGCAGCCGCAATCGACAAGGCCGACGTAGGCTACAACCTCCGGCTGACCCGACTCGTTGATGGCGAATCGACTTACACGCTCACCTACAGTGATGGCACGGCGCCGATCGAGTTTGACGATATCAGCGACGGATATGCCCATATCGCTGAACGCAAGTACCGCGCGATGGCGGAAGCGGCGGTGGAGGCGGTTATCGCTGGGCTTCGTGACGGTTTCGATGCCGGTCGATTTTCCGAGTGGGAGAGCAAGGACTTGGCTGCACAGTGTCGCATGCAGGCGCGCGATAGCCTTGATCCCGAGTACAGCCAGTTCATGTCCGCGCTCGCAGATCGCTTGTCGGGAGCGTCGTAATGCTTTTCGACGCCTTGCCGGTCTTCCCGGTCACCTTGCCCGACGATGAACTAGCGCTTCTTTCAAGGATGGAAGGCAGCAACTGGCCCGATCAAATCGAGGTCGAGTGGCAGGACCGCGCCGCGGCGCGCCGCCTCGAAAAGAGTGGCCTGATCAAGATCAGTCGGCAGAAGATGGACCCTGTAGCCATCGAGCCGGACTGGTTCGCGGGCAAGCTTCCGACCGCGGGCATTCGCGCCGCCTGACGTGACCGCCACCCTCACCCCCCGCCAACGCGAAGCCAACCGACTCCTAGCCGGCCCGGCCCGCAATATCATGCTGCGCGGCGGATCGCGTTCGGGCAAGACGTTCCTGCTCGTCCGCGCCATCATCCAGCGCGCCATCAACGCGCCCGGCTCCCGTCACGCGATATTCCGTTTCCGGTTCAACCACGCGAAAACCTCCATCTGGGCGGACACGCTGCCCAAGGTACTGAAACTGTGCTTCCCGACGCTGCGGGCGCGGTTCGACAAGACCGATTTCTACGTCGAGCTGCCGAACGGGTCGCAGATCTGGATCGCGGGCCTCGACGACAAGGAGCGCGTCGAGAAGATACTCGGTGCGGAATACGCGACGCTGTATTTCAACGAGTCTTCACAGATCCCGTGGGGCTCGATCGAGACCGCCATGTCCCGCCTCGCGCAGAAAGTCGCGCTGGCACCGGAGATCGCAGCGGCGACCGGCCGGACATATCTCGCGCTCAAGGCGTATTTCGACTGCAACCCGCCGAGCAAGCTGCACTGGTCGTTCCAGCTATTCCGGTCGAAGCTGAAGCCCGGCACGAAAGAACCGCTGCCGAACCCCGACGATTACGTCGAGATGAAGGTCAACCCGTCCGACAACCGCGAGAACCTACCCGAGGAATATTTCGAGGTGCTGGGGTCGATGTCGTCGGCCAAGCGGCTACGGTTTGAGGCTGGGGAATGGGCCAGCGAGGTCAACGGGGCGCTGTGGGCGCTGGAAGATCGCAAGGCCGATGACGGCAAGGTGATCCCAGGCATCGACGCGACCCGCGTTACCGACGTGCCGGATTTCGTGCGCGTCGTCGTCGCGGTCGATCCGTCCGGCACCAAGGGCGACGGTATGGGCGATGACGTGGGGATCATCGTTGCGGCGAAGGCAGTCGATGGCCGCGCCTATGTGCTGGCGGACCGGACGTGCAATCTCTCGCCGGAAGGATGGTCGCGCCGTGCGATTGAGGCTTATCGCGAGTTCGGGGCTGATCGGCTGGTCGCGGAACGAAACTTCGGCGGTGCGATGGTGGAGGCCGTCGTCCGCGTCGCCGATCGCAACGTCAGCTACAAGGAGGTGATCGCGACGCGCGGCAAGGTCGTCCGCGCCGAGCCTGTCGCCGCGCTATACGAGCAGGGACGCGTGTCGCACGTCGGGTCGTTCGGCGATCTTGAGGATCAGATGTGCAACTTCACGGCCGGCGGTTATGTCGGCGAGGGGTCGCCGGATCGGGCTGACGCTCTGGTGTGGGCGCTTACCGAATTGATGCTTGGCGTTGAGGGCTATGATCTTGCGGCCCTGCTAGGCTAACCCACCGTAATCCCGGCCGCGACGCATCCATACCGTCGCGGCCATGTCGCAGCCCACCCCGTCGCGCGTCGGGCGCCTGTTCGATGGTCTCGTAAATCTCGTATCCGGCGCCGGCACGACCGCCGACAAACGCATGGGCGCGTTCTATGCCCAGCGCATCTCCGATCCCACCCAGATCGAAACCGCCTACCGCACATCGTGGATGATGCGGAAGGGAATCGACCTCCCCGCCTCCGATATGACTCGCGAGCGCCGCGAATGGCAGATCGACGAGGACGCGGTCGACAAGATCGAGGAGGAGGAGGAGCGGCTCGGTCTCTGGCCGAAGCTGACACAGGCGATTGTCCTCGGTCGCCTCGGCGGCGGTGCGATGATCCTCGGCATCGCGAACGACGATCCGTTGACCCCGCTCGATCCGGCGCGCGTGAAACAGGGCGGCCTGATCTACCTCCACGTCCTCAACCGCTGGCAGATCGGGCTTGGCGAGGTGATCACCGATCCGGCGGATCAGTTCTTCGGCGAGCCATCATATTTCGAGCTGTCATTCAGCGGCGGCAAGCAGGTCCGCATCCATCCCAGCCGCGTCGTGCCATTCAAGGGCAAGCGCGTGCCGAGCCTGATCGGCCGGCGCGATAACGACTGGTATTGGGGTGACAGCGAGTACGCATCGTGCATCGATTCGGTGCAGAATGCCGAGGCCGCGCTCAACGGGTTTGCCGCGCTAATCGAGGAAGCCAAGCTTGATACGGTCACAATCCCGGGCCTGACACAGACGCTCGCGACCAGTGAGGGCGAGGCGCTGATCCTCAAGCGCGTGTCGGTCGCCAACCAGATCAAATCGACGCACAACACCCGTATCCTCGATGGCGGGCGCGGCAAGGATAGCCCCGGCGAGACGTGGGAAACTCGTCAGATATCGTGGGCCGGGATGCCGGACATCATCCGCACCTATCTCTCGGTCGCGGCGTCTGCGTTCGATATCCCGGCCACGCGGTTCCTCGGGAAATCCGCTGATGGCATGAACGCGACCGGCGAAGGCGACGAGAAGAACTATCGCGGCAAGATCGCGACGGATCAGGGTGATCATGTCCGTCCGGCTTTGAGGCGCATCGACGCCGTGCTGCTGCCATCGGCCGGCGTGATGCTCGATGCTGAGGCGAATTACGTCTTCCCGCCTCTGAGTAAGCCAACCGACGCCGAGAAGGCCGACACCTTCAACAAGCGGATGACGGCGATCGTCGCGTTGCAGGGCACGGGGGCGATTCCTGAGCCCGCGTTCTCGAAATCCGTCCAGCATACCGCCGTCGAGGAAGGCTGGCTCGCGGGCCTCGACGGCGCGCTCGCCGAGACGCCCGAGGACGAGCGGTTCCCCAGCGATATCGCGGAAACGAAGGGAGGTGATCCAGCATCTGCCGATGGGACGGGTGGCGATGGAAGCGCGCCCGTCCGTCGTGCCGTGGGGGATGCCGCACCGCGCACGCTCTACGTCCGCCGGAACCTCATCAACGCTGCTGACGTCATCGCATGGACGAAGAAGGCCGGCTTCGACACCACCCTTCCCGCCGACGATATGCACGTCACGGTCGCCTATTCCCGCCAGCCGCTCGACTGGATGCAGATCGAGGCGGACGACTGGAATCAGAACACCGATGGCACGCTGACCGTACCGCCCGGCGGTGTCCGGCTGATCGAGCGCCTCGGCGATTCCGGTCAGGCCGTCGTGCTGATGTTCGGGTCGTCGAAGCTCTCGTATCGGCATGAGCAGATCGTGCGCGCCGGGGCCACGTGGGATCATCCGGAATATCAGCCACATGTGACGATCACTTGGGATGCGCCGGCGGGGCTGGACGTGGCTGCGCTTGAGCCATTCCGGGGTGAGTTGCGGTTTGGGCCGGAGATTTTCGAGGCGGTTGATGAGGACTGGCGCAAGGGGGTGAGTGAGGAATGACGATCGAGGTCATCAAGCGCGGCGTGCTGCCCGAAGATCAGCCATACGAAGCCACGTGCAGAAATTGCCATTCGCAGATCCGCTTCCTCCGCTCGGATGCCCGTCTCACATTCGACCAGCGCGACGGCGATTTCCTTACGGTCGCTTGCCCTGTCTGTGGGAAGGCAATCCACACAGCGGCGCGCAGGCTTCCGCCCCTATCCCGGTGATCCGTGCCCACCACCCAGCCAGACCCCGCCAACACCGCGAACGACCACCGCGCGGAGATAGCCGCCGCGCTGCTCCTATCCCTACGCCGCTACGATCTCCGTGCCATCATCAAGTCGGCCGGAATCAAACCCCGCCCCTTCCGCCGCATCGAGCCAACCGAGGCGCTGCGGTCTGAAATCGCCGCTCCGTATTTCGCGCTGGTCCGCGCCTGGCAGGCCGAGCAAGCCGCGATCATCGCCGCATATTCCGCCGTGCTGCCCGCGCGTGGTCAGCCGCTCCCGGCCGGCGCCTCCGCGCAGATCCAGCGCGAGATTGACGCGGCGGCCAACCGCATCGGCCGCCAGCTCGCGTTCCTGAGCCGTCGATTCCCCGGCGCGCTCGCATCGCTCGATCGCTGGCACGCCCGCCAATGGGATCAGCGCATTCGGACGGCGACGGGGCTGGACGTTTCCGCGTTCACTTCCGCAAGCGATACCCGCGCCGTCACCAGCAACGCCGTCGCCCGCAATGAGCAACTGCTCGGTCAGGTGCATGTCGAGACGAAGGGCAAGATCGCGGCGGCTCTGTTGGGCGCACTGACGATCGCGGCGCCAGCAGCGTTTGCGGCTGGCGAGTTCGCGCGGGTCACGACGACCGCGAAGAAGCGCGTTGCCCGGATCGCGGTGGACCAGGCGGACGGGATATCGGCGGAAATGGATCGGGCGCGGCGCACGGCTGCCGGGCTTGGGCGGTTCCGCTGGCATCATACCGACCAGCCGCGACCACGGCCGGAGCATCTGGCGCGGGATGAGCGGGTTTATTCACAGAGCAATGCGCCCAACGACAGGGCCGGGATTCTTCCGTTCTGTAAATGCTGGGAAGAGCCGCTCTGGGATTGAATCAGAGTGCAATTTTAACCAACCCGGCGTCGCCAGAATTTTCCCATAAACCGCAAAAAACGAGCCTGAAATTCTGGGCAGTGCCTCGTGAACCTACGCAGACAAGACCTTCAACCTGATGCTCGATGCGCTCAGCAGCGAGATTGATCTCTTGCATCAATCTGCCGCGTTCCCACCAGCCGCGCGCGGGAACCTCAAATTCTTCGCGTATATTCATCTACCCGCCGTAATCGCAAACCTCCGTTCCCGCTATCCCGCCGGGCATGCTGTTCCAAGACCGCGCCCTAATCGACGGACCGGCCCGCATCACGCGGGAAGGCCACCTTGTCGCATCGGCGCGCGTCGCGAAGGCAAACAACATTCAGGATTACCGCGCCGACGAGATCGGCGAGGCCCCGAAGGCTGATGGCTCCCCTTATCGCATCTTCCGCCCAGAGGCGGCTGTGTTCGCCCGCGACGCCATCGCCAGCGCGACGCATCGTCCGATCACGATCACGCATCCGAAAGAGGATGTGAACGCCACCAACTGGAAAGCCCTATCGGTCGGCGACACCGGTGGCGAAGTCCTGCGCGACGGCGATTTCCTCCGCATCCCCGTGATGGTGATGGACGCGAAGGGCGTGAACGCCGCGCGCACGACGCATCAGGAATTTAGCCTCGGCTATTCCGCTGAGATCGACATGACGCCCGGCCGCTTCGGCGACGCCGAATACGACGGGGCGATGCACTCGATCCGCGTCAATCACCTCGCCCTCGTGCCGGCCGCCCGTGGTGGTGCCGAACTTCGCATCGTGGACGAGCGCCCCTCTCACCTCCGTGAGCATCTGGAGACTGCACCAATGAAGATCAGGATCGGCGACGCCGAGGTCGATGCGACGAACGGCGAGGCCGTCTCGATCGCAGTTCAGGCCCTCAACAAGAAGCTGGGCGACAGCGAAACCGCGCTCGGCACCGTCACCGCCAAACTCGCGGACGCCAGCACGGCGATCGAGGGCAAGGACGGCGAGATCGCCGCGCTCAAGACGCAGCTTGCTGACGCGCAGGTCACGCCCGCGAAGCTCGCCGATATGGTCAAGGCCCGCGCGGTGCTGATCGATGCCGCGCTGGCGATGGGTGTCGAGATCACCGACGCCGACAGCGATGCCGACATCAAGAAGAAAGCCGTCGCGAAGAAGATGGGTGATGCAGCCGTGAGCCTGTCCGATGCGGCGATCGATGGCGCATTCGCGGCGTTCGCATCTTCGGCCGGCGGCGAGAAGAAGCCCGACGTGCTGCGCGATGCGCTGGCGGCCCAGCCGATCACCATGAGCGATGCCGCCACCAGCTACGCCGAATCCCGCAACAAGCAGAAGCAGGCGCTGGCCGACGCATGGCGCCAGCCCTTCGCTGGCGAAGCCTGAGGAGCCGCGACCATGACCATCACCATCCAGAGCGCCTATCTCACCGACTACCAGCGCGGAATGCCCGGCATGTTGGCGGACGGCGCGACGCAGAACCGCATCAGCCGCACCGTTGAAGATGCCGCCGGTATCGCGTTCGGCAAGGCGGCCTTTCAGGGCACGACGGATCACGGCCTGACTGGCACGCCGGGGACTAAATTCCTCGGTGTCGTGATCGCCGACGTTGGCCTGATCACGCAGGTGGCCGCATCGCCGGATATCTTACCGCAGTATTCGACGCCATCGTTGCTCGACATGGGCGACATCTTCGTCACCACATCCGTCGCGGTCACTCCGGGTCAGCCCGTCTTTGTGACGCCCGGCGGCGCTTTCACCAACGTCTCGACCAGCAACACCGCCATCCCGGCGACGTTCCGCGAGACCGCCGCAATCGGTGCGCCTGTGCGCATCCGCATCGTCCAGCAGTAAGGGGGGCATCAACGATGTTTCGTGATTTCCGTGATGCCCAGCAGGCGGCATCTTTCGTCAATCCGTCGCTCTATCGCACGCACTCGTTCATCGAGCAGCGGTATCCGTCATTCGATTTCGCTGGGCTGGTGCCTGTCAACACCGATGGCGACATGTGGGACGTGGGCACGCTGGTCTATTCCGGCGATATCGCAGGCGCTGCGGACTATATCGGCCGCAAGGCGTTCGATATCCCGAACGTGTCGGTCAACTTCTCGCAGGGGTTGAGTAACTTCCACCTTGCCGGTGCCGGATATGAACTGTCGCTCGGCGAAGTGAACCGCTTTGCCCGGATCATCACGCAGAATCCTTCGGGCACGGCGTCGCTCGGACAGCGTAAGGCGAACGCGGCGAACATGGTCGCGGCGAAGTTTGTCTACGACCGCGCTATTCGGGGATCGACCGAGAAGAATTTCACCGGCCTCGTCAATGATGCGCGCGTGCCGACCGCGAGCGCACCTAACGGCTCGTGGGCCACCGCAACCCCGGCGCAGATGCTGGCGGACGTGAACGCGGCCCTCAACGACGTGATCGTGAACACCAAGGAGACGGCAATGCCGAACTCGCTGGTGATCCCGACGTCGAAGTTCCTGACAGCGAACAACGCCCAACTGCCGAACACCCCCACGTCGGTGCTGACGTTCCTCGCGCAGAACAACAGCTACACTGCGATGACCAAGCAGCCGCTCGACATTCGCCCGAGCCGCGAATTGGAAACCGCCGGCAGCAGCGGGACCGGCCGCATGGTCGCCTACGAGAAGAACCCCGACAACATGGAGTTCTTCTATCCGGGAATGTTCGAGTTCATGCCGGAATTCCCAACATCCTCGATGACGTGGCGGGTCGATGGCGTAATGAACGTCGGCCAGCTCGAAATCTATCGCCCGAAGACGGTCACGTACCGCGACGGCTTGTAAGGGA
Protein-coding sequences here:
- a CDS encoding phage terminase large subunit; the protein is MTATLTPRQREANRLLAGPARNIMLRGGSRSGKTFLLVRAIIQRAINAPGSRHAIFRFRFNHAKTSIWADTLPKVLKLCFPTLRARFDKTDFYVELPNGSQIWIAGLDDKERVEKILGAEYATLYFNESSQIPWGSIETAMSRLAQKVALAPEIAAATGRTYLALKAYFDCNPPSKLHWSFQLFRSKLKPGTKEPLPNPDDYVEMKVNPSDNRENLPEEYFEVLGSMSSAKRLRFEAGEWASEVNGALWALEDRKADDGKVIPGIDATRVTDVPDFVRVVVAVDPSGTKGDGMGDDVGIIVAAKAVDGRAYVLADRTCNLSPEGWSRRAIEAYREFGADRLVAERNFGGAMVEAVVRVADRNVSYKEVIATRGKVVRAEPVAALYEQGRVSHVGSFGDLEDQMCNFTAGGYVGEGSPDRADALVWALTELMLGVEGYDLAALLG
- a CDS encoding DUF1073 domain-containing protein — protein: MSQPTPSRVGRLFDGLVNLVSGAGTTADKRMGAFYAQRISDPTQIETAYRTSWMMRKGIDLPASDMTRERREWQIDEDAVDKIEEEEERLGLWPKLTQAIVLGRLGGGAMILGIANDDPLTPLDPARVKQGGLIYLHVLNRWQIGLGEVITDPADQFFGEPSYFELSFSGGKQVRIHPSRVVPFKGKRVPSLIGRRDNDWYWGDSEYASCIDSVQNAEAALNGFAALIEEAKLDTVTIPGLTQTLATSEGEALILKRVSVANQIKSTHNTRILDGGRGKDSPGETWETRQISWAGMPDIIRTYLSVAASAFDIPATRFLGKSADGMNATGEGDEKNYRGKIATDQGDHVRPALRRIDAVLLPSAGVMLDAEANYVFPPLSKPTDAEKADTFNKRMTAIVALQGTGAIPEPAFSKSVQHTAVEEGWLAGLDGALAETPEDERFPSDIAETKGGDPASADGTGGDGSAPVRRAVGDAAPRTLYVRRNLINAADVIAWTKKAGFDTTLPADDMHVTVAYSRQPLDWMQIEADDWNQNTDGTLTVPPGGVRLIERLGDSGQAVVLMFGSSKLSYRHEQIVRAGATWDHPEYQPHVTITWDAPAGLDVAALEPFRGELRFGPEIFEAVDEDWRKGVSEE
- a CDS encoding DUF2184 domain-containing protein, with product MFRDFRDAQQAASFVNPSLYRTHSFIEQRYPSFDFAGLVPVNTDGDMWDVGTLVYSGDIAGAADYIGRKAFDIPNVSVNFSQGLSNFHLAGAGYELSLGEVNRFARIITQNPSGTASLGQRKANAANMVAAKFVYDRAIRGSTEKNFTGLVNDARVPTASAPNGSWATATPAQMLADVNAALNDVIVNTKETAMPNSLVIPTSKFLTANNAQLPNTPTSVLTFLAQNNSYTAMTKQPLDIRPSRELETAGSSGTGRMVAYEKNPDNMEFFYPGMFEFMPEFPTSSMTWRVDGVMNVGQLEIYRPKTVTYRDGL
- a CDS encoding AAA family ATPase, whose translation is MDDDMTPDDPDNLNAYWDSIPAPTQDDAGAPPPRLRVVDESYEQDEPQRCVKATPFTWRPTADIPKREWLYGRHLLRKFVSLDVAAGGVGKSSLKIGEALAMASGRDFYGKGLPEGPLTVWMWNLEDPHDEIERRLHATAQRFHIKAEELDGRLYVDSGRDQPLVIATEGPDGAMIVRPVVDALIAEMIERKIDVLQVDPFISSHAVSENDNNAIDIVAREWNVVAERTGAAINLVHHVRKQNGEAANADSARGASALIGKARSVLVYNRMTAEEAKELGVEDSERRFFFRVDNDKANLAPPEAGDWYRMNNEDLANGDSVGVACSWSPPSLFEGMSARHLYAVQKAVSDGQWRENIQTKNSWVGVPVACALGLDVEQEKDRKKIAKLVRAWIKEGALEVVEMEDDRRRPRKFVVVGKWAEL
- a CDS encoding terminase small subunit, translating into MTPKQQRFVEEYLVDLNATQAAIRAGYSADTAYSIGNENLSKPEIAEAITAAKAERSKQTGIDAAWLLTRLADEADADLSDLYDEAGALKPVKDWPLIWRKGLVGGVKAIEERDENGDIIGMIREVKLSDRVKRLELIGKHIDVQAFREQVAQTGTMALVVSNEDAGL
- a CDS encoding DUF2213 domain-containing protein, with product MLFQDRALIDGPARITREGHLVASARVAKANNIQDYRADEIGEAPKADGSPYRIFRPEAAVFARDAIASATHRPITITHPKEDVNATNWKALSVGDTGGEVLRDGDFLRIPVMVMDAKGVNAARTTHQEFSLGYSAEIDMTPGRFGDAEYDGAMHSIRVNHLALVPAARGGAELRIVDERPSHLREHLETAPMKIRIGDAEVDATNGEAVSIAVQALNKKLGDSETALGTVTAKLADASTAIEGKDGEIAALKTQLADAQVTPAKLADMVKARAVLIDAALAMGVEITDADSDADIKKKAVAKKMGDAAVSLSDAAIDGAFAAFASSAGGEKKPDVLRDALAAQPITMSDAATSYAESRNKQKQALADAWRQPFAGEA